The window TTGACGCAATTACCCCGGACGTAGTCGACGCGGATCATCCAACACGCGATGATCGCGACGATAGAGCAAGGCCTTCGGCCATCGCCAACGCAGAGATATCAGGGATCACAGCCATGGATCGCCGCCACATGTTGAAATCAACCGCCTCAACAGCGCTTGGAGCTGGTTTGCTGGTTTCCGCTGCCAGCGCAGCAAAAAGCGCGCAGCCGACGTCTTCGCACGAAAAGACGCGTGGCGCAGATTACGTCGAATGCGCTGACGGAACGAAGCTGGCGTATACCGATTGGGGCGCGGGCAAACCGGTCGTCTTCATTCACGCCTGGGCGCTGCCATCCGCGATGTGGGACTATCAGCGCGGTCCGCTCAGCGAAAAGGGCTTGCGTTGCATCGCCTATGACCGCCGGGGACACGGGCGCTCGGGGGTGCCGAATGGCGGCTATGACTGCGATAATCTCGCCGACGATTTATCCACGCTTCTCGACGAGCTCGATCTGCACGGAGTGACGCTGGTCAGCCATTCGTTCGGAGCCGCCGAGGTCGTTCGCTATCTGAGCCGGCATGGTTCGAGCCGGATCGAAAAAATCGCGCTGATCGCGCCCGCGGGGACGCCGTTCGCGACGAAAACGGCGGATAATCCAAACGGCGTCCCGCCCGAGCAGCTGGAGTTCTTTCGAACCAGGGTCCTGCAGCAGGAGGACGGCAAGAAGGCGTTCTTCACCGCCGACACTTCACTGAGCCTGCAGAACTGGGGCATGGCGCTGATGCTGACGACGCCGCTTCGGGTCGCGGTCGAATGCAACAGGCAAATCACGTCAACCGATTTCCGCGCCGAATTGCCGAAGATCACCGTTCCAACCCTGATCATTCATGGCGACAACGACGTCTCCGCTCGGATCGAGACGACCGGGCGGCCGACCGCCGCGCTGATCCCGAATGCCGAGTTGAAGGTTTATGAGGGCGCGCCGCACGGCTTGTTTCTGACGCACAAGGAGCGCCTCAATGCGGACCTGCTCCGTTTCATAAAGGGATAGGCCATCAAGAGATCGCGAAAATCCGTCAGCTCTCTACCTGGTCCATCGCACCTGCGGCGTCACCTCGCGCCGCAGCCTGATGTCGATCTACATCGCCTGCAAAAAACTCTCTTCCGAGACGCAGGGGACGCACCGGTAGGTCAGCAAATCGAAATTCTGACCGTGCGGCTCGATCGAGGCCAACCTCATCTGTGTGCCGCATTTGATGCAGGGCATCTCGATCTCGGTCCGAAAGCGGGTGCAGGTCGGCGTCGGCCGGGGTATCTGCAGCATCGTATCCTCTATTCCCGGAGAAAGAAGACGCAACGCCAACCACTCGGGCCATCAGCCAGCCGTCACTATGTCCGATTCCCGACACAATTGGCAATGGGTCGCGGCGGCCAATCCGGGTTCCACGCCGAGGCTTTTTTCCTAGCGCCTGTCATCCAGGATCGGCCGGCGCCGCCGCAAGGGGCGGCGGCTTCCGGCTTGGTTTCGCGGCGGCGGGAGTCCCGCCGCAGCGGCGAAAACTTATTGATGCGGCAGAATCGTGTACGGCGTGGTGTAGGGTTCGACACGCAGCGAGGAATTTGCAAGCAGCCCAATTTTCGCGGTCGGCGCCTGCTGCAATTCGCCGTTTTGGCCGCGGTGTACATTGTATTGCCACACCGTCATGTCGCCTTTCTGCGCCAGCGCGTGCGCGACCGCGCTGGCGTCGGCTCCCCCAAGAGCCTTGAGCTCGTCAGCCGAGAGCCCGATGATAATCTCGTCTTTGACGGTAACGACCTTGAACAAAACCATCTTGCTCTCCTGCGCCCACGCGGCCTGCGCGCCAGCGACCATCAGAACCGCAGCAGTGCCGCACTTCACCCTATTGCGTTGAGAAAACATGCATAGTCCTTCTGCTTGATGACGCACGTCAAATCCCTGACGTTCGGCCACCGGCGCCCATGAATCAATGTGGCCAAGATCGCAACTCCGCATTGGTCGCGCCGAGCAGCTCCGGGGTTCATGGCAAGGAAGCTTGGAGGCTATGTCGAATATCGAAACTGGTAGCCATTGCACCCAGCGGTGCAGATCGAGGCGCTCATCCCTCAAAATCCTCCGGCGCTGAAGCGCAGCGGCTGCACCACGTCGTAGGCTGCTTTGGAGAGCGGCACCGCGTAGTCGACGGTCAGGTTTCCGAACGGCGAGGCCCAGGTCAGGCCGGCGCCGACCGAGGAACGCACGACGTTGTTGTTGGCGAGCTGCAGCGATTGCGTCGAGCCCGGAAACGCCGTCGGCCCGCTATAGCCGAACACGCTGCCGGCATCGACAAAAGCGGTCGCCTTGAGACCGTATTCCTGGGGCACGCCGGGGATGTTGCTCTGGAATTCCAGCGTGCTCGCCCAGTACATGTTGCCGCCGATATTATCCATGGTCGAGCCTGGCGTGAGGTCGCGTGGCCCAAAGCCGTTGGGCGCAAAGCCCCGCACCATGTTCGGGCCGCCGAAGAAGCTGTTCAGCAATGGCACCTGCTGGCCGCCCCAGCCGGTGATATAGCCGCCCTGCGCGCGCACCAGGCTGACCACGTCGTCGTTGATCGGGTGATAGTAGCGCACGTCCTCGGAGGTGCGCAGGAATTTTACGTCGCCGCCGAGACCTGCAAGGTCCTGCCTGAGCTGCGCATTAAATCCGCTGGTCGGACTTTTGTTGTTGTCGAGCGTGTTGTACGTGACGGTGTCGCCGACGGAGGAGACCCATTGCGAACCGGCGGCCGCGGCCTGCTGGATCGGCAGCGACGTCGTCGCCGTCGACGACGACGACCCCAGCGTCACATCCTGATTATAAAGCGAGTAGCGGTACTGCACGCCAATCTGCTCGGTCAGCGGTGTGCCGAATTGCAGCGTCGCGCCATAGATGTCGCTGCCATAGGACTGGTAGGGGCTGGCGTCGTTTTGCCTACCGTAAAGTTCGATCCCTGCCGAAACACGGGTGCCCAGAAAATACGGCTCCGATGCCGACAGGTCGATCCCGC is drawn from Bradyrhizobium lablabi and contains these coding sequences:
- a CDS encoding alpha/beta fold hydrolase; protein product: MLKSTASTALGAGLLVSAASAAKSAQPTSSHEKTRGADYVECADGTKLAYTDWGAGKPVVFIHAWALPSAMWDYQRGPLSEKGLRCIAYDRRGHGRSGVPNGGYDCDNLADDLSTLLDELDLHGVTLVSHSFGAAEVVRYLSRHGSSRIEKIALIAPAGTPFATKTADNPNGVPPEQLEFFRTRVLQQEDGKKAFFTADTSLSLQNWGMALMLTTPLRVAVECNRQITSTDFRAELPKITVPTLIIHGDNDVSARIETTGRPTAALIPNAELKVYEGAPHGLFLTHKERLNADLLRFIKG